Proteins encoded in a region of the Elaeis guineensis isolate ETL-2024a chromosome 7, EG11, whole genome shotgun sequence genome:
- the LOC105048698 gene encoding uncharacterized protein, with the protein MAYVENGVVKQKRTVWRLSIISDFFWAIVNFISVFFMTMFSMEKSNEYKKGSGSSKKWDGGPGGGPGRGPYGGGGGGPRGPRTLADLRGNDHSSLPACGSCCGG; encoded by the exons ATGGCATACGTCGAGAATG GTGTTGTGAAACAAAAGCGGACTGTTTGGAGGTTAAGCATAATATCAGATTTCTTCTGGGCCATTGTGAATTTCATCAGTGTGTTCTTTATGACAATGTTCTCG ATGGAAAAATCAAATGAATACAAGAAAGGGTCAGGCTCTAGTAAGAAATGGGACGGTGGCCCTGGAGGTGGTCCTGGAAGGGGTCcatatggtggtggtggtggtggtcccCGTGGGCCACGTACATTGGCTGATCTCAGAGGAAATGATCATA GTTCTCTTCCTGCATGTGGATCCTGCTGTGGAGGCTAA